The segment AGGTTAACACAAGGgaaaacagcaaggggaaaaaatatcAGACAATATGGGAATTGATGTACCACAAACaaattcatgatgaaaacatcagACGTTATGTTTTCGTTATACACACAGTTTAAATGAGTGAAATTTAAATGTGGTAAACTTTGACCCAAGAATCTTGCATTTTACCCACATATCAATCAATAgcataaaatgaaaagatgatgTGAGCAATAGTGCTCACACAACTAAAATCTTCacagattgtatttttaaaataaattccttagAAAGTTTTTGTAGTAAGAAATGTTACTCTTTCAAAACGGTGTAGCTTCAGGagcacattttatataaaagccACTAGTTGaaaaagattttactttttagtttaacTAGAACAGCTGCAGATAGCAATCATACAGTTCAGTGAAAACAAATTTGTAAAGGGTAGTATATATTTGATGTTGTTCACTCATAGGAAATATGCTTCTTTTATcctaaaaatgtacatattactCTGTATATCACTACTACTTCTCCACCGGCTTCTCTTTTCTGCAACatcacattatttctttttcagcatgaaaacttttaaaaggtGTAAGCAAAGTCATTTTAATAGTTCTTTATCATAATAGTGAATTACCTAGTTTCATATGAACATTGGAATACCTATAGGAGAACTGCAAAGTGACACATGGTCACAAGGAATTTCTAAAATGCACTTTAGTACCAGTCAGAGAATTACTCAGTATCCCATTTGAAAGATTACATCATACAAACAAAGACTTTTATGACTGACTAAGCCTCAACAAAAGATCTTTTGCATACTTTGCTGAAATGCACTTAACATTTATGCCACTACACTATATATAGGTTCAACTTTTGGGAAGGTCAGAAAAAGTGGTTCTATACATCAATGCTACCAACACCACacatagacagaaaaaaaatatgatgcTGGAAGTATATCAGtacatttctttggaaaataaatgtcagactttacatgaaaaattttaagtcatCATATTAGTTTCTCAACATAATTATGCATATCATAAAATACCATAAGTGTATTGTGAGTGACCTTTACAATAGaagtaaataatttgaaaaattttctttctgttcattaAAAGAGCAACTTTTTAATTAAACTCATTTAGTTTCATAAATTACTTTACTTATCATAGTTAactatttaacttttaaaaacctttacTAAGCctgaacattttctaaattttaaaacatcaacctCTTTTCAAATGCTTACAAagttaacacaaaaattagtcgttCCAACTTTGACTTATATGTAATCATCTCATAGTTTCCTTTAAAATTCTATACTGATTTAAGTCCTTTCTTCCTGTGTATTTAAGCTctaaatatttgtacttttaaaacGCTCTAATGTTTAATATACTGCCTTAAGAATGGAAATTTTAGTTGTATGGTAATATGTATTATACTTGATGTTCTGGGAGTATCTGTGTGACTCATTGTCAAAATTactcttataaatattttattaccatGAAGCCTTAAGTCATTCCAGAGCAATAAATGATAGTTGGTAACACCCTATTTCACCCCACCCTCAGAAAATGAAAACTCTTGATTCTCCAAAGACTAATCAATGATAACTGTCAATACTGTTCTGCAAATTAATTTTGCCTTACTTGATTTTCTAAAATCTATATGTTCCTTATTTATAAACAAGTACAGATGGGCCATCACCATAGGTGAACTCCATACCGACAAAGACAGAACTAGCATTATGAAATCCTAGAAAGTTGGTGTGCTGAGAGCTAATCACAAAAGAGCAAGCAAATGAACTTAAATGCTAGTTGCTCCAGAGCAACTATCATTAAATAAAAGGTATCTTTGGCTGTACTACCAGCTTgatccttccctcccccttctccttgcTACTGCGGGATTGGCACCTGGCCAGCACAAGCGACATGATACCCTAGTGCCATCTACAGGCTATTATCGATATTCAAATTTTGTGGCAACAGATAAGCCCCAGTGAAATAAATTAGACAGCGctgcatttaaatctttattaacAAGGAATTATTAGACCTAAGGAAAACTAATTCTGGATTTTGTTGAAATATGAGTTTCTCAGCCTCTTAATCCCTCTTCATATGGCATATTTCACAGTTTAAAATGAGTTATGACAGATAACTTATGCATTACTAAGATGAGAGAATATTTACAATggattcattcttttctttttaaatcagttaTATTAGGCagcaagcattcttttttttttttttttttttttttttttttgaaagagcaTTTGGCCACTGTGGACACTAAAAATCTTTCTATTAAGTACCGAATCTCatatattacaataaaataatttgaaatcaaaGAGAAGACTTCCTATATGGCTTAGTTGCAATCTATCAATGATCATGTGCTTCATGGCTGATGTACATTTAATATTCTACTATCCTGTTTagagactaaaaaaaaattaacccctTTAGCAACCACAGCTCCAACATAATTGCAGTCACACCTTCAAAAGTCATTTAAAACTTGAGATTTGAAGGTGACTTTTTAGATCAAAGGGTAAGGTGAAAATCTTGAAGCAGTCAATTTGGAAACCCCAGGAGCAGAATGTGGCATATCAGGACAGGTTTTCTTCTTCAGCAAACATTATCTTGGgacattttggaataattttctcttttcatcttttgcCATTTGAAGGAAACTGGGAGGTTAAAATATTCTCAGAACTCAGAAATCTCAAAGCTGTTCTAAAAATTCTTGACTGAGCCCCAGAGGAATAGAAAAGGGGTCAAGtttttttttacctctttctAACTAAGCTAAAGTTAGACCAAAACAACAGACACACTGGCACGTTAATACTGGTTGACTGGGCACTTGTATGCAGTACTTATAGACCAGTAAAAGTGCTCGTTTACCTGTCTCGTGTGTAAGGGGCCCTTTGTCTTGAAGCCTCCTTGGGAACTGCACTCTGAGGCACTGAAGTGATCTGAACTAGTGGAAGAGCGTTTAGAAAGGGTGTCACAACCCCCGACAAAGGTGTTGTCCAAAGGGAGTTCCTGAATCACATGATGCTTTTTCACGGAAACTGGAGTGTCTGGTTTGAGATGAAAAGCAGGCTGTGGAGAAGCAGATTTGTAGTGCTTGGCCAGGTCAGGACTGTTAGGCTTGAACGTTGTTGGAGGTGCCGGGCCCCAGTCAAATCTTCCTATACTTTGCTCCTCCAGTTCAGCCGGCAGGCTTATTGTCCCATTGATAGGTTCATGAACTGCATCATCGGGTTTGGACTCTTCGATAGTAACAAAGTTCAAAAGAGAGCTTTTGGgagacttccttttctttcttttctttttcttgttttgtttgttctccTGGTTTGGGGACATCCATTCGGCACCTTGCTTGCTCCTCTGGGCTGCTTTGAACCTTGATGCATGGCGACAGCGCACCAGAACGGTGACGAAGATCACAACAATGACCACCATGGCACCGGCGATGATGGCAATCATGATGGTTAGATAGTCCTCATTTTGATAGGGTTGGCTACTATCCCCTATGTTCCTGTCCAACGGGGTCTCCATAGTCCTGCGGATCAAGTCATAGATATAGGAGGCATTTCCAGCAGTATCGTTAACATAAAGGAATACAAGCACAAGCGTGTGCAAAGACTTAGGGTACCCCAGGTCACTTATGTTGACCACCAAACGATGCAATCCCACATCAGTAGGTGCTGGTTTTTCTTCCAGAGTAATGTTACCTGTTACTGGATCAATCCGAAATAAGCCTTTGTTGTTTCCACTCACTATAGTATACTTTAGTTCGGCATTCATTCCAGTGTCAACATCCACTGCAAAAACTTCTGCTACCACGGAGCCAGGAATGGCTGAGAGGGGCACCAACTTAAAGGAAGTATTAGACGGTGGAGAAATGACAACTGGGCTGTTGTCATTGACATCCATGACGTTGATAGTTACTTTTGCAGTAGAGGAACGAGGTGGCTGTCCTCCATCAGTAGCTTTGACATCAAAAGTGTAGGAACTCTGCTGTTCTCTATCAAATGAGACATTTGACTTTATGACTCCAGAATAGGGATCCAACACAAAATTATCATTGTCATTTAGAATGGAAAGAGTCACAGCTttattctctccagcatctgcatCTGTCACTGTGATTACCCCCACAGTACTATACTTTGGCAGATTCTCAgacacaaaaaattgaaaatgattaTGAGTAAACTTGGGGCTATTGTCATTCTCATCCAGAACAGTAACTATCACAGCAGCTTGGCTTTGGAGGGGAGGGGTCCCATTGTCCCTCGCAGTTACTGTAAAAATGAATCGTTCTTGTTCTTCTCTGTCAAAGACTCTGGAGGCTGTCAAAACTCCTGTTTTTCGGTCCAAATCAAAGAAGGAGGCATTCGGTCCAAGCTGATAAACAATGTCTGCATTTTTCCCACTGTCTTCATCTGTGGCACTAATAGTTGTTAAGTATAACCCACGTCGGTTGTTTTCAGAAACTGACAGCTCAATTACAGGCTGGTTGAAAATTGGTGGGTTGTCATTTTCATCCTCAAGCTTAACCCTTACCAGGGCAGTCTGATTTAAACTGGGCTTCCCAGAATCAGAGGCAACAATTTTAAAGCTGAATTCTTTGGTGCCCTCATAGTCCAACAAAGAAGAGGTCTCTAACAAATATTGGTTGTCATATACTGCCTTCAAATGAAATGGGACCTCTCTTTCAATAAAACAGATCACTTTGCCATTCACATCTGTGTCCTTATCTGAAACTGTAATTAGGGCAATCTTTGTATTGACAGGATCTTTCTCAGATAAATACACGGTGCCATTGATGGGACTTATAATGTACCTGAGGTCTATATTAGGAGGGTTATCATTTACATCGGTGACATTGATGGTAACCGTTGCTCGAGCAGGAGTGGAGCTGCCATCACTAGCCAGCACTGTCACTTTGTGAATGGCTGTCTCCTCTCTATCTAAGGACCTCTGAACTGTAATCAGCCCAGTAGTATTATTTAAAGCAAAGAGTCTTTTGGTTGCAGGGGCGACCTGGGCACCAAAAATGTACCGGATTTCAGCATTACTGCCTATATCTGCATCAGTGGCATGGAGCTGAATTACAGAGGTACCTACAGGAGCATTCTCTGGAATATGCACCTCCACTTGACCCTCTTTAAACACTGGCCGGTTGTCATTTACATCACTTACTGTGACCTGCAGTATGGCCGTACTGGATTTCTGTGGAGTGCCTCCATCCTCTACTTTGATTTTCATCACATAGGTATCTTTCTGTTCTCTATCCAAGTTTTGCTGAACAATCAATTGTGGCCACTTCTCTCCCTCCGGAGTTTCCACGATATCCAGTCCAAAAACACTCTGCCCATTTAACAATTCATAATGCTGTACACCATTGAAGCCTGTGTCAGGATCTGTTGCTGATGGAATTGGAAAGCGGCTGTTGATCAAAGTGTTTTCTGGAATGGAAATATTGATGACAGGAGATGGAAACATGGGGGCATTATCATTGGTATCCttgacaattatttttattttgatcagCCTGAAGAAGTCATTGGGGAGGATCACCACCTCAAGTTCAAAGAAACACTCATTCTCCTCAGCATATGAGGCACCAGCACAGAGTTTTTCTCTGTCTATTCTGTTGGAGGTTGTGAAAATTTCTCCAGTGCTGCTGGATACTTTCACCAAAGGGGCATCCCCAGCTTTAGAAACCAGTCTGTAGACAAGGCTGGCACTGGTCCCTGTGGCAGCATTGATGTGAGAAATGTTCAGATCCTTTGGTATGTTTCCTATGGGCACATTTTCAGGCAATTCCTCTCTAATAGTGTAAATAAGTTCTTGAGCTATTGCGGAATCCAGCCTTAAACAGGCAATCAGAGCAGCCAACAGGTAAAAATCCCTCAGGTCCatgataatgtatttattttcttttcctggattTTAGGGTTTAAAGGTTTCCACTGAGGAATGATGCACAAATTGCAAGAGGAAGCGTGCATGGACTGGAGGATGCATTATATCTCATCACTTATTTGGAGACAGCCACTGTCAACACAATCGTATAGACAATATTATTCTTcagtaaataaaaacatactgTCACAAAATATCACCACACATTTTCCCCTGCACATTAGTAAACATGGCAGTTTGCTCTGCCACTGTTTGCAAGTTTACTCTGTGGAGAAAAAAGCACTAAATATCTCCTGCTTGTTGCATTTGCCgggaggaaataaaattttctactttTGAATTAACGACAGCTGCTATTTTTACCTATATTCACGCACGTTGTTTTTCAGAATACTGTTTAATTCAAAACAAGCATTCTTgttctcctctccccctccccccgtCTCACCCTCCTCCTAGAGCCTCTAACCCGCCTCCCTCAGTCTTTTTAGGTGAAAGTGAAAAACCCTAAGTATTTAGCTATGGTTTCTACTAATTGCTTTGTCACATGtcaaatgtgttttcttctctgCCACACTGAGTCACCTATTTTTTCTAAAAAGgctatctttttctttccccccagTTCTTCAACTGCCTTCTAATACAATCTTACTGGGAAACGAGCATCCGGACATGCTGCTGCAGCATCAGAAGCAGTAGTCACCGGCCACTACACATCCTCATTGCCTAAAAGCACAACACCAAGACTTCAGATTTCTTGCCCACAGCTTGCTCTCCTTTCTCCATATTGACAAATTATCCCCATTAGGATTCGTAAAcacattaaaacttttaaaaatgtataataatataggATTCCTTTTCCTAGAGGTGGAAGAGAGTGCCGAGATATAAGTGAAACGCAGCTAACATTCCCATGTAACATCACAATATTTCTACtgaacataaaagagaaaaaaaaaaaacaaagctatttCTTAATCCTGATTTCTGGTTAGAATATTAGTAACATTTGCCACACATAAATACTGCAACCCAATCATGCAGGTAAAAAGGCTTCTGCTTAGATGCTCCTGTAACTGCAGTTTAAACGGGTGCAAGGCTCCAGGCAGCTACGTACTTGAGTAGGACTGGTCAGTTCTCAGGCTCTAATCTTATCTGCATTAGGCTGCACAGTAGCTGATGCCCGCGATTAGTTCCGGCAGAGTGATGCAGGTAGGGATGCAGATACAGCCGAGTAGGTGAGCTCTGCCCCAACCGTCTACCCAATTACAAACATCTTTCGTCTACACTGAGGACACATCTAAACACGAATTTACAATTATGCATGCGAAACTTTACACTTACGTTAGTTGCCTCAACCTTTCTCCTTTCCCAGTATGCTGCAGTTAGGAATGATTTGTTCCAACACATAGAAAGCCATGCATCTGGTAGCACCAGTTTGGGGAGAAATCAGAAGCAGCAAAACGTTTCCTCCCTGTAAAATGTGTTGCTTCGGACTGGCAAATTAGCAACTCCAGAGAACAAATTCACGGATTTGTCGTTAGTCATTCTCTCCACATTTCGTCTCTCTTCCCCACTGGGTCTGGGTTCTTCTGGGTATGTAGCACACACACAACATTCAGTTGCACTTCTTCAGCTCAGGGATATTTTCCACAGCATCAAGCATACCATTTCCATCCGATGCCAGTACTGCTTAAGTCTCTAACTTCTTGTAGGAAACGTCAGAGTTGCGGTGATGGTGATTCTCTGACCGTTATCCGGGTGACAGTTGCCCGAAAAATTCCTAATCTGTTATTTCTTGCGTGCTTCAGAGACTCTAAGGCGCTCCTTTCCGTCTCGCAtactctccctctctcccttctcctctgcccctctctccttctccctctcctctctctcctctctctgaaCTGAATTTCTTGATATAACTCTCAATAAGCCCAGAGGGAGGGCGTGAttgcccaggccccgcccccgggcTCTGATTGGCCTGCATCTTGCGGTGCGGGCGGCCGCAGCCGGGCGCGAGGGAGGGGGCTCGGAACAAGGCGCTGACTGTCTCccagcctcccctcctcctcGCCCCCTCGGCAGCCGCGAAAACCCGGAAATCTGATCCTGACCCCAGGAGAGCCGGGTTCCAGGAGGTGCACTGAGCATGCTCAGCAGGGTCCGGCGTTGGGTGGGACGCGCCGGCGCTCCCCAGGCCCGCGCGGAAGCGGCGCTCGCAGGCTCTGGCAGGGAGCGAACCTCCGAGCCCGGGCGGTCCGGCGGGCAAGGGCAGCGCGGGAGCCCTGCAGGGCGCGGGCGCGGATCCGGGGAACCGGGGCCACCGCTGCGGGCGGATCAGTGTCACCGAGGCGGCTTCGCACATCTCTTTGCTAAGTGGAGGGGCCAAAATGCATAGATGGGGGAGTCTACCCAGGATCCGAGGCGCGAGACGTACAGCCACCCCTAGGTAGGGAGCACGAGCCAACAGATCCCCGGAGTGCGTTAAATGAACAACATGCGCGGTGCTGCAAATAGAAGCTTTTGCTGGCAGGGACATTGGAAAGAAGGGCAAAGAGGGAGTTCAGCGAAAGGTGGGGACCGCAGAATTTGGGGTCTCTGCggagacaggaaagaaaattaatCGGAGCACTTCCTACACGCACAGCCACGGAAACTGCCTTGGAAAGAGACAATGGCAGCGTCTGGGGTCCCCTCGGTCAGCCCGGGCCAGGCGGCTGCGCTTGCGAAGTCTCCTCTAGCGGTGCGGGACCGGCCGCGGCGGTGTATCGTGGCGGTCCCTGCACTTCTGCTCCAGCCGCGCCTTGGAAACCTGAGAACCTAAGCTCGCCGGGACTCGCGGCGGCTGCAAAACCCGTTTCCAGCCCacctcactgcaaactttgcttCCAAGGTGCTGGAAGGAGTCCCAGACAGCTGTTTCCCAAGCTGTGGAACACTTCCTTTCCCCTAGGCACTTTCTGCTGAGTCCAACTTTCTTTCCTGTGATTCTTGCTTTTCCCGtgcatttcatttctcttgactCCAGCTCTGTACTAAATCCTCACAAGTTTCTTATTTTCATACAGGAACTGGATGGAATGACTCCCGAAAAAATATAGCT is part of the Macaca thibetana thibetana isolate TM-01 chromosome 17, ASM2454274v1, whole genome shotgun sequence genome and harbors:
- the PCDH9 gene encoding protocadherin-9 isoform X1 — encoded protein: MDLRDFYLLAALIACLRLDSAIAQELIYTIREELPENVPIGNIPKDLNISHINAATGTSASLVYRLVSKAGDAPLVKVSSSTGEIFTTSNRIDREKLCAGASYAEENECFFELEVVILPNDFFRLIKIKIIVKDTNDNAPMFPSPVINISIPENTLINSRFPIPSATDPDTGFNGVQHYELLNGQSVFGLDIVETPEGEKWPQLIVQQNLDREQKDTYVMKIKVEDGGTPQKSSTAILQVTVSDVNDNRPVFKEGQVEVHIPENAPVGTSVIQLHATDADIGSNAEIRYIFGAQVAPATKRLFALNNTTGLITVQRSLDREETAIHKVTVLASDGSSTPARATVTINVTDVNDNPPNIDLRYIISPINGTVYLSEKDPVNTKIALITVSDKDTDVNGKVICFIEREVPFHLKAVYDNQYLLETSSLLDYEGTKEFSFKIVASDSGKPSLNQTALVRVKLEDENDNPPIFNQPVIELSVSENNRRGLYLTTISATDEDSGKNADIVYQLGPNASFFDLDRKTGVLTASRVFDREEQERFIFTVTARDNGTPPLQSQAAVIVTVLDENDNSPKFTHNHFQFFVSENLPKYSTVGVITVTDADAGENKAVTLSILNDNDNFVLDPYSGVIKSNVSFDREQQSSYTFDVKATDGGQPPRSSTAKVTINVMDVNDNSPVVISPPSNTSFKLVPLSAIPGSVVAEVFAVDVDTGMNAELKYTIVSGNNKGLFRIDPVTGNITLEEKPAPTDVGLHRLVVNISDLGYPKSLHTLVLVFLYVNDTAGNASYIYDLIRRTMETPLDRNIGDSSQPYQNEDYLTIMIAIIAGAMVVIVVIFVTVLVRCRHASRFKAAQRSKQGAEWMSPNQENKQNKKKKRKKRKSPKSSLLNFVTIEESKPDDAVHEPINGTISLPAELEEQSIGRFDWGPAPPTTFKPNSPDLAKHYKSASPQPAFHLKPDTPVSVKKHHVIQELPLDNTFVGGCDTLSKRSSTSSDHFSASECSSQGGFKTKGPLHTRQCNSHSKSDNIPVTPQKCPSSAGFHIQENEESHYESQRRVTFHLPDGSQESCSDSGLGDHEPVGSGTLISHPLPLVQPQDEFYDQASPDKRTEADGNSDPNSDGPLGPRGLAEATEMCTQECLVLGHSDNCWMPPGLGPYQHPKSPLSTFVPQKEWVKKDKLVNGHTLTRAWKEDSNRNQFNDRKQYGSNEGHFNNGSHMTDIPLANLKSYKQAGGAIESPKEHQL